One Vigna radiata var. radiata cultivar VC1973A unplaced genomic scaffold, Vradiata_ver6 scaffold_986, whole genome shotgun sequence genomic region harbors:
- the LOC111240710 gene encoding cytochrome P450 CYP72A219-like → MEAAWATTLILIVILVLICAWRILNWLWFKPKRLEKLLREQGFQGNPYRLLFGDSKDLLKTRKKALSKPMNLSDNIIPRVSSYTHHTVNTHGKNCFIWLGPTPRVTILDPGQIKDVLNNMSDFPKPDTNPLVKLLATGLADHDGEKWSKHRRLINPAFNLERLKVSCLHLIDIDF, encoded by the exons ATGGAAGCAGCATGGGCAACAACTCTGATTCTCATAGTGATACTTGTTCTGATATGCGCATGGAGGATTCTGAACTGGTTATGGTTCAAACCAAAGAGACTTGAAAAGCTGCTAAGAGAGCAAGGCTTTCAAGGCAATCCATACAGGCTTTTGTTTGGAGATAGCAAGGACTTGCTCAAAACGAGAAAGAAAGCCTTATCCAAACCTATGAATCTCTCTGATAACATAATTCCACGTGTGTCTTCCTACACCCATCATACTGTCAACACACATG GTAAAAACTGTTTTATCTGGTTAGGACCAACTCCAAGGGTGACCATCTTAGATCCTGGGCAAATCAAAGATGTACTTAACAATATGTCTGACTTCCCAAAGCCTGACACAAATCCACTTGTCAAGTTACTAGCAACCGGCCTTGCCGACCATGATGGAGAAAAGTGGAGCAAGCACAGAAGGTTAATCAACCCTGCTTTCAATTTAGAAAGATTAAAGGTCAGTTGCTTGCATTTGATAGATATAGACTTTTGA